From a region of the Lactuca sativa cultivar Salinas chromosome 4, Lsat_Salinas_v11, whole genome shotgun sequence genome:
- the LOC111913124 gene encoding anaphase-promoting complex subunit 10: MATESSEGEEETKLTGGNPQLVVDGDLREMAKMAAWSVSSCKPGNGVSSLRDDNYETYWQSDGAQPHLVNIQFQKKVKLQLVALYVDFNLDESYTPSKISIRAGDGFHNLKEIKTVELVKPTGWVHISLSGNDPREAFVNTFMLQIGILSNHLNGRDTHVRQIKVYGPRPNPIPHQPFQFTSSEFITYSTVR, from the exons ATGGCGACTGAATCATCGGAGGGAGAAGAAGAAACGAAACTCACGGGAGGGAATCCGCAACTGGTGGTAGATGGCGACCTTCGTGAGATGGCAAAGATGGCTGCTTGGAGCGTAAGCTCTTGTAAACCCGGCAATGGCGTCTCTTCTCTTCGGGATGACAATTACGAAACCTATTGGCA ATCAGATGGCGCACAACCACATCTCGTTAACATTCAGTTCCAAAAGAAAGTTAAACTTCAA TTAGTGGCGCTTTATGTTGATTTCAATCTTGATGAGAGTTATACACCTAGTAAGATCTCAATTCGTGCTGGagatggtttccataacttaaag GAGATAAAAACAGTAGAACTTGTGAAACCAACTGGTTGGGTACACATATCTTTGTCTGGAAATGATCCTCG GGAAGCTTTTGTAAATACCTTCATGTTGCAAATTGGTATATTGTCGAATCATCTTAACGGGAGGGATACACATGTCCGCCAGATAAAAGTTTACGGACCACGACC GAATCCTATTCCACATCAACCATTTCAGTTTACTTCAAGTGAATTCATTACTTACTCAACTGTGAGATGA